One stretch of Clavibacter californiensis DNA includes these proteins:
- a CDS encoding lysophospholipid acyltransferase family protein has protein sequence MANEKARPSIFWVLAALVLPVLNAAVRFEIRHAERLPRTGSYVLAPNHHSEIDPVVMGAVAWKLGRLPRFLAKASLFDVPVVGWFLRRSGQIPVQRDGGVRGGKAIEAASDLARDGRIVVVYPEGTLTRDPDLWPMRGKTGAVRLALQAGIPVIPAAHWGTQELMGRYSKRVRLFPRTTIHVAIGEPVDLDRFRDRSLDSATLTEATAVVMAAITELVEELRGETAPTERWDPRSKNQKETGRFE, from the coding sequence ATGGCGAACGAGAAGGCCCGACCGTCGATCTTCTGGGTGCTGGCCGCCCTGGTGCTGCCGGTGCTGAACGCGGCCGTGCGGTTCGAGATCCGGCACGCCGAGCGGCTGCCGCGGACGGGTTCGTACGTGCTCGCGCCGAACCACCACAGCGAGATCGACCCCGTCGTGATGGGCGCCGTGGCGTGGAAGCTCGGGCGCCTGCCCCGCTTCCTCGCGAAGGCGTCGCTCTTCGACGTGCCCGTGGTCGGCTGGTTCCTCCGCCGCTCCGGGCAGATCCCCGTGCAGCGCGACGGGGGCGTCCGCGGCGGCAAGGCGATCGAGGCCGCGTCGGACCTCGCGCGCGACGGCCGCATCGTCGTCGTCTACCCCGAGGGCACGCTCACGCGCGACCCCGACCTCTGGCCCATGCGCGGCAAGACCGGCGCCGTGCGCCTCGCGCTGCAGGCCGGGATCCCCGTGATCCCCGCCGCGCACTGGGGCACGCAGGAGCTCATGGGCCGCTACTCGAAGCGCGTGCGGCTCTTCCCGCGGACGACGATCCACGTGGCCATCGGCGAGCCCGTCGACCTCGACCGCTTCCGCGACCGGAGCCTCGACTCCGCGACCCTCACCGAGGCGACCGCCGTCGTCATGGCCGCCATCACGGAGCTCGTGGAGGAGCTGCGCGGCGAGACCGCCCCGACCGAGCGGTGGGATCCCCGCTCGAAGAACCAGAAGGAGACCGGCCGATTTGAGTGA
- a CDS encoding AAA family ATPase — translation MPLEEVRRLAELILGNIDSVMSGKHDATRMALIVFLSGGHLLIEDVPGVGKTMLAKALARSVDCTVNRIQFTPDLLPSDVTGVSVYSQADHRFEFQPGAVFANIVIGDEINRASPKTQSALLECMEEGQVTVDGVTHPLQQPFTVVATQNPVEMEGTYALPEAQRDRFMARISMGYPDASAELAMLRSRDTVSPLDELRPVVDAEDLDAMMHAARGVYVSDPVSRYTVAIVQATRGHEDIRLGASPRATLQLIRAAKTRAALDGRDFVLPDDIDALAAPVLAHRLVATGRALGQRGRGQAAVIEILERIVASTAVPLSAAGRTR, via the coding sequence ATGCCGCTGGAGGAGGTGCGCCGTCTCGCCGAGCTGATCCTCGGCAACATCGACTCGGTCATGTCCGGCAAGCACGACGCCACCCGCATGGCGCTCATCGTGTTCCTCTCCGGCGGCCACCTCCTCATCGAGGACGTGCCGGGCGTCGGCAAGACCATGCTCGCCAAGGCGCTGGCGCGCAGCGTCGACTGCACCGTCAACCGGATCCAGTTCACGCCCGACCTGCTGCCCTCGGATGTCACGGGCGTCTCCGTCTACAGCCAGGCCGACCACCGCTTCGAGTTCCAGCCGGGCGCCGTCTTCGCGAACATCGTCATCGGCGACGAGATCAACCGGGCGAGCCCCAAGACGCAGTCGGCGCTCCTGGAGTGCATGGAGGAGGGGCAGGTCACGGTCGACGGGGTCACGCATCCGCTGCAGCAGCCCTTCACGGTGGTCGCGACGCAGAACCCGGTCGAGATGGAGGGCACCTACGCGCTCCCCGAGGCGCAGCGCGACCGCTTCATGGCCCGGATCTCGATGGGCTACCCCGACGCGTCCGCCGAGCTCGCCATGCTCCGCTCGCGGGACACCGTGAGCCCGCTCGACGAGCTGCGGCCCGTGGTGGACGCGGAGGACCTCGACGCGATGATGCACGCGGCCCGCGGCGTCTACGTGTCCGACCCGGTGTCGCGGTACACGGTCGCGATCGTGCAGGCCACGCGCGGCCACGAGGACATCCGCCTCGGCGCGAGCCCCCGCGCGACGCTCCAGCTGATCCGCGCCGCCAAGACCCGGGCGGCGCTCGACGGGCGCGACTTCGTGCTGCCCGACGACATCGACGCCCTCGCCGCGCCCGTGCTCGCGCACCGGCTCGTCGCGACCGGCCGGGCGCTCGGCCAGCGCGGCCGCGGGCAGGCGGCGGTCATCGAGATCCTCGAGCGCATCGTCGCGTCGACCGCCGTGCCGCTGAGCGCCGCGGGACGGACGCGCTGA
- a CDS encoding D-alanine--D-alanine ligase family protein, giving the protein MTARIRVVLLFGGTSSEHSISCATASGVLGAIDRERFEVIPVGITPDGAFTLQEDDASALALDADALPRVVDNGTRVRWPDGTADRELTVRDADGAERSLGRVDVVFPILHGTQGEDGTVQGMLELAGLPYVGSGVLASALGMDKHYAKTVLRAAGIEVAPWITVSRHEWAADPEGVRERAAALGLPAFVKPARAGSSVGVSRVAADAGLDAALEVAFCEDDRVLVESGLVGREVECAILDEGPGREPSASVAGEIVVTGRDFYDFDAKYLGADGIDLVCPADVTDAELAELRELSVRAFRAVDARGLARVDFFLTAEGFVLNEINTMPGFTPISMFPACWEASGLAYPDLISRLLDVALAWEADDARA; this is encoded by the coding sequence ATGACCGCACGGATCCGGGTGGTGCTCCTCTTCGGGGGCACCTCCAGCGAGCACTCCATCAGCTGCGCGACCGCGAGCGGCGTGCTGGGCGCCATCGACCGGGAGCGGTTCGAGGTGATCCCCGTGGGCATCACGCCCGACGGGGCCTTCACCCTCCAGGAGGACGACGCCTCGGCGCTCGCGCTCGACGCCGACGCCCTGCCGCGCGTGGTCGACAACGGCACGCGCGTGCGCTGGCCCGACGGCACGGCCGACCGCGAGCTCACGGTGCGCGACGCGGACGGCGCCGAGCGGTCGCTCGGCCGGGTCGACGTCGTCTTCCCGATCCTGCACGGCACGCAGGGCGAGGACGGGACCGTGCAGGGCATGCTCGAGCTCGCCGGCCTGCCGTACGTCGGATCCGGCGTGCTCGCCTCCGCGCTCGGCATGGACAAGCACTACGCGAAGACCGTGCTGCGCGCGGCGGGCATCGAGGTCGCGCCGTGGATCACGGTGTCGCGCCACGAGTGGGCCGCGGATCCCGAGGGCGTCCGCGAGCGGGCCGCCGCGCTCGGGCTGCCGGCGTTCGTGAAGCCGGCCCGCGCCGGATCCAGCGTCGGCGTGAGCCGCGTGGCCGCGGACGCCGGGCTCGACGCCGCGCTGGAGGTCGCCTTCTGCGAGGACGACCGCGTGCTCGTCGAATCGGGCCTCGTCGGCCGCGAGGTCGAGTGCGCGATCCTCGACGAGGGTCCGGGCCGCGAGCCCAGCGCATCGGTCGCGGGCGAGATCGTGGTGACCGGCCGCGACTTCTACGACTTCGACGCGAAGTACCTCGGCGCCGACGGCATCGACCTCGTGTGCCCCGCCGACGTGACCGACGCCGAGCTCGCAGAGCTGCGCGAGCTGTCGGTCCGCGCCTTCCGAGCCGTCGACGCGCGCGGGCTGGCGCGCGTGGACTTCTTCCTCACGGCGGAGGGCTTCGTGCTCAACGAGATCAACACCATGCCGGGCTTCACGCCCATCTCGATGTTCCCCGCGTGCTGGGAGGCCTCGGGCCTCGCGTACCCGGACCTCATCTCGCGCCTGCTCGACGTGGCGCTGGCATGGGAGGCGGATGACGCCCGCGCCTGA
- a CDS encoding glycosyltransferase family A protein, with product MLVGRSVARPRLHPVARPGGPVRLGDRARGGLTGIRPAPSARPTVSVVIPVRDDAGHLRACLQAIAGQTVAPDEIVVVDNASRDDSAEVAREAGARVVHEAVVGIPAAASAGYDAARHEVIARLDADCVPPADWIERLGDVLAARHDVAAVTGAARFLDGPRALRGVAAVAYLGAYFVSVTLALGHPPLFGSNFALRRDAWLAVRDDVHREGTHLHDDIDLSVHLGPEHRIVLDPHLGMGISMRPLTRPSTLPLRMSRGMTSLTVHWPHELPWLRWWRTGRRMIRERGVRRALAPGRAGPLPVSSPEAAPRRDPAR from the coding sequence ATGCTCGTAGGACGATCCGTCGCCCGGCCCCGCCTCCATCCCGTCGCCCGACCCGGCGGGCCCGTGCGGCTCGGGGACCGCGCCCGCGGTGGCCTGACGGGGATCCGCCCGGCGCCGTCAGCTCGGCCCACCGTCTCCGTCGTCATCCCGGTGCGCGATGACGCGGGCCACCTCCGGGCGTGCCTGCAGGCCATCGCGGGGCAGACGGTCGCGCCCGACGAGATCGTGGTGGTCGACAACGCGTCGCGCGACGACAGCGCCGAGGTCGCGCGGGAGGCAGGCGCTCGCGTCGTCCACGAGGCCGTGGTGGGGATCCCCGCGGCCGCGTCCGCCGGCTACGACGCCGCGCGGCACGAGGTCATCGCCCGGCTCGACGCGGACTGCGTGCCGCCCGCCGACTGGATCGAGCGGCTCGGCGACGTGCTCGCCGCACGTCACGACGTCGCGGCCGTGACCGGGGCGGCGCGCTTCCTCGACGGACCCCGCGCGCTCCGCGGCGTCGCGGCGGTCGCCTACCTCGGCGCCTACTTCGTGTCCGTCACGCTCGCGCTCGGGCACCCGCCGCTGTTCGGATCCAACTTCGCGCTCCGCCGGGACGCCTGGCTGGCGGTGCGCGACGACGTGCACCGCGAGGGGACGCACCTGCACGACGACATCGACCTGTCCGTGCACCTCGGACCCGAGCACCGCATCGTGCTCGACCCGCATCTCGGGATGGGGATCAGCATGCGGCCGCTCACCCGGCCGTCGACCCTGCCGCTGCGGATGAGCCGCGGCATGACCTCGCTGACGGTGCACTGGCCTCACGAGCTTCCGTGGCTGCGCTGGTGGCGGACGGGCCGGCGGATGATCCGCGAGCGCGGCGTGCGTCGTGCGCTGGCGCCAGGGCGGGCGGGACCGCTCCCGGTCAGCTCCCCGGAGGCGGCGCCTCGCCGAGATCCTGCGCGCTGA
- the rsmD gene encoding 16S rRNA (guanine(966)-N(2))-methyltransferase RsmD, with amino-acid sequence MTRIVAGFAGSLVLRVPRTGTRPTSDRVREALFSGLEARDALDGARVLDLYAGSGALGLEAASRGAREVVLVERAVPAAAVCRSNAGIVERAAPRGGELRIRVAAQSVRAFLAGDRGSYDVAFLDPPYEVGDAELAEELAALVPRLVDGAVVMVERSARSAEPAWPAGLELDRRKAYGDTVVWWAVAMSPDEDASEDAGPPAS; translated from the coding sequence GTGACCCGCATCGTCGCCGGGTTCGCCGGCTCCCTCGTCCTCCGCGTGCCGAGGACCGGGACGCGCCCCACGAGCGACCGCGTGCGCGAGGCACTGTTCTCCGGCCTCGAGGCGCGCGACGCGCTCGACGGCGCGCGCGTCCTCGACCTGTACGCCGGATCCGGCGCCCTCGGGCTCGAGGCCGCCAGCCGCGGCGCGCGCGAGGTCGTCCTCGTGGAGCGCGCGGTGCCGGCGGCGGCCGTCTGCCGGTCGAACGCGGGCATCGTCGAGCGGGCGGCACCGCGGGGTGGCGAGCTGCGGATCCGGGTGGCCGCCCAGAGCGTGCGCGCCTTCCTCGCGGGCGACCGCGGCTCCTACGACGTCGCGTTCCTGGATCCGCCCTACGAGGTCGGCGACGCCGAGCTCGCGGAGGAGCTGGCCGCGCTCGTCCCGCGGCTCGTCGACGGGGCCGTGGTCATGGTCGAGCGCAGCGCGCGCTCCGCCGAGCCGGCGTGGCCGGCGGGGCTGGAGCTCGATCGCAGGAAGGCGTACGGCGACACGGTCGTGTGGTGGGCGGTCGCCATGTCGCCCGACGAGGACGCGTCCGAGGACGCGGGGCCTCCCGCGTCCTAG
- a CDS encoding DUF58 domain-containing protein, with protein MPPLARLMRRIGIEAVPHPTIRGIALLAAGVAAFAGAFIAGRREFVFIGVALLALPLLAAVWLVIARVRLHVERAFTSEVVESGMATTVTVSVANAGTMPTPRSWVLDLVPGSDGATPPAELPSMRGLARGSRRSSARPVLRYDLTPERRGIHEVGPLAVEEHDPFRLMGLRHVAGGTSRLVVTPRLTDLEADPGGQVSSEGESERVQRRADGGEDDLGTREYRAGDPLRRVHWRATARHGELMVRQEEQRSSPRSLVLLDTRAAGFPQHADDDGESDRAFERAVAFAASVGVHLQRGGYAVHLIETAAGSDRQAPVSARPGDAAAEGDLLLHLAGVRPAASDPERDGVQEALADLRRSRRAVPIHAVLGHLDEDEARRLAGFGAACRPAVAFLARSGRVDGRDDVEAVRILRESGWRTVVLDDGTRPADAWSAARAEEMAR; from the coding sequence GTGCCGCCCCTCGCGCGCCTGATGCGCCGGATCGGCATCGAGGCCGTCCCGCACCCGACCATCCGCGGCATCGCCCTGCTCGCGGCCGGGGTCGCCGCGTTCGCGGGCGCCTTCATCGCCGGGCGGCGCGAGTTCGTCTTCATCGGCGTCGCCCTCCTCGCGCTCCCGCTGCTCGCCGCCGTCTGGCTCGTGATCGCGCGGGTCCGGCTGCACGTCGAGCGCGCCTTCACCTCGGAGGTCGTCGAGTCGGGCATGGCGACCACCGTCACCGTGTCCGTCGCGAACGCGGGCACCATGCCCACGCCCCGCTCCTGGGTGCTCGACCTCGTGCCCGGATCCGACGGCGCGACGCCGCCCGCCGAGCTGCCGTCGATGCGTGGTCTCGCGCGCGGCTCACGCCGCTCGTCGGCCCGGCCCGTCCTCCGCTACGACCTCACGCCCGAGAGGCGGGGGATCCACGAGGTGGGCCCGCTCGCCGTCGAGGAGCACGACCCGTTCCGCCTGATGGGGCTGCGGCACGTGGCGGGCGGCACGTCGCGTCTCGTCGTGACGCCGCGCCTGACGGACCTCGAGGCCGATCCCGGCGGGCAGGTCTCGTCCGAGGGCGAGTCCGAGCGCGTGCAGCGCCGCGCCGACGGCGGCGAGGACGACCTCGGCACGCGCGAGTACCGGGCGGGGGATCCGCTCCGCCGGGTGCACTGGCGCGCCACCGCCCGGCACGGCGAGCTCATGGTGCGGCAGGAGGAGCAGCGCTCGAGCCCGCGCTCGCTCGTGCTCCTCGACACGCGCGCGGCCGGCTTCCCGCAGCACGCCGACGACGACGGGGAGAGCGACCGGGCGTTCGAGCGCGCGGTCGCGTTCGCGGCGTCGGTGGGCGTGCACCTGCAGCGCGGGGGATACGCGGTGCACCTGATCGAGACGGCAGCGGGATCCGACCGGCAGGCCCCCGTCTCCGCCCGTCCCGGCGACGCCGCCGCCGAGGGCGACCTGCTCCTCCACCTCGCGGGAGTGCGCCCCGCCGCCTCCGACCCCGAGCGCGACGGCGTGCAGGAGGCCCTGGCCGACCTGCGCCGCAGCCGCCGCGCCGTCCCGATCCACGCCGTCCTCGGCCACCTCGACGAGGACGAGGCCCGCCGCCTCGCGGGCTTCGGCGCCGCGTGCCGCCCCGCGGTCGCGTTCCTCGCGCGCTCGGGTCGCGTCGACGGCCGCGACGACGTCGAGGCCGTGCGGATCCTCCGCGAGTCCGGCTGGCGCACCGTCGTCCTCGACGACGGCACCCGGCCCGCCGACGCCTGGAGCGCGGCCCGCGCCGAGGAGATGGCGCGATGA
- a CDS encoding thiamine-phosphate kinase, giving the protein MTTPGTPSTADPTDGDADDTATLGSAGELATLARILPHLPASDHADVGPGDDCAVVRAPDGRFVITTDMMIEGPDFRLAWSRTHDLGRRAATSNLADVAAMGARPTALLVAIAAPAATRVADLEALADGLREGCLLQAPGCGVVGGDLSVSDALVITVTATGDLEGRDPVLRSGARPGDVIAVAGALGMAAAGVRLLFDHARSADADGVPVPDAALARALRASHPDPVEAQLAPVAPLTAGVEAARAGATAMLDVSDGLLLDLGRMARASGVGIDLGSDALADDARRVAAAHPSLPPLALDLVLTGGEDHALVAAFPAGAALPHLFRAIGRVVAAGAAGPAVTVDGAPYAGPRTTLGGWDPYADWDGAR; this is encoded by the coding sequence GTGACGACTCCTGGGACGCCCTCGACCGCGGATCCGACGGACGGGGACGCCGACGACACGGCCACCCTCGGGAGCGCGGGGGAGCTCGCGACGCTGGCGCGGATCCTCCCGCACCTGCCCGCATCGGACCACGCCGACGTCGGCCCCGGCGACGACTGCGCGGTCGTGCGCGCGCCCGACGGCCGGTTCGTGATCACGACGGACATGATGATCGAGGGCCCCGACTTCCGCCTCGCCTGGTCGCGCACCCACGACCTCGGACGGCGGGCCGCGACCTCGAACCTGGCCGACGTCGCTGCCATGGGAGCCCGGCCGACCGCGCTCCTCGTCGCCATCGCGGCGCCCGCGGCGACGCGCGTCGCCGACCTCGAGGCCCTCGCCGACGGGCTCCGCGAGGGCTGCCTCCTCCAGGCCCCCGGCTGCGGCGTCGTGGGCGGCGACCTGTCCGTCTCGGACGCGCTGGTGATCACGGTCACGGCCACGGGCGACCTCGAGGGGCGCGACCCCGTGCTGCGCTCCGGCGCGCGACCCGGCGACGTGATCGCGGTGGCCGGCGCGCTCGGCATGGCCGCGGCCGGCGTCCGCCTCCTCTTCGACCACGCCAGGAGCGCCGATGCCGATGGCGTCCCCGTCCCGGACGCCGCGCTCGCCCGTGCGCTGCGGGCATCCCATCCGGACCCCGTCGAGGCCCAGCTGGCGCCCGTCGCGCCGCTGACCGCGGGGGTCGAGGCGGCGCGTGCCGGGGCGACCGCCATGCTCGACGTGTCCGACGGACTCCTCCTCGACCTCGGCCGCATGGCGCGCGCGAGCGGCGTGGGCATCGACCTCGGATCCGACGCCCTCGCCGACGACGCGCGCCGGGTCGCCGCCGCGCATCCGTCCCTGCCGCCGCTGGCGCTCGACCTCGTGCTCACCGGGGGAGAGGACCACGCGCTCGTGGCGGCGTTCCCAGCCGGCGCGGCGCTGCCGCATTTGTTCCGCGCGATCGGCCGGGTCGTCGCCGCCGGTGCCGCGGGCCCGGCCGTGACCGTGGATGGCGCCCCGTACGCCGGGCCGCGCACGACGCTCGGCGGCTGGGATCCGTACGCCGACTGGGACGGGGCCCGCTAG
- a CDS encoding DUF3515 domain-containing protein — MTPRRSARALLRPLAAAAAAAGIALAVSGCAPTVSLEAAPDATDPLCADVVVHLPATLGTAPLRETDAQGTGAWGAPQSTVILRCGVATPGPTTDACISYDDVDWVEDDSRAPDIRYTTYGRTPAVEVVIDSTQASYTALTDLSGVVSAIPQTAKCVSAQDLGEAPPPGS; from the coding sequence ATGACTCCCCGCCGCTCCGCCCGCGCCCTGCTGCGCCCCCTCGCCGCCGCGGCCGCGGCGGCCGGCATCGCCCTCGCCGTCTCCGGCTGCGCCCCCACGGTCTCGCTCGAGGCGGCCCCCGACGCGACCGATCCGCTGTGCGCCGACGTGGTCGTGCACCTCCCCGCGACGCTCGGCACGGCGCCGCTCCGCGAGACCGACGCGCAGGGCACGGGCGCGTGGGGCGCTCCGCAGAGCACCGTGATCCTCCGCTGCGGCGTCGCGACGCCCGGCCCCACCACGGACGCGTGCATCAGCTACGACGACGTCGACTGGGTCGAGGACGACTCGCGCGCGCCCGACATCCGCTACACGACCTACGGCCGCACGCCCGCCGTCGAGGTGGTCATCGACTCGACGCAGGCCAGCTACACCGCGCTCACCGACCTCAGCGGCGTCGTCTCGGCCATCCCGCAGACCGCCAAGTGCGTCAGCGCGCAGGATCTCGGCGAGGCGCCGCCTCCGGGGAGCTGA
- a CDS encoding NAD(P)H-dependent glycerol-3-phosphate dehydrogenase, producing the protein MSDATASPTPASAASTPDQEGGGDRRRIVVLGAGSWGTTFAKVMADGGSDVVMWARRPELAREITEAKRNSDYLPGINLPKRLTADPSLERVLAGATDVFVSVPSQTLRANLEAARDLIPSDAVVVSLMKGVEKGTGLRMSEVIAEVLGIGPERIAVASGPNLALEIARAQPTAVVVSSAEQSTAERVAKIARSSYFRSFVNTDVIGTEFGGVLKNLIAVAVGIVDGVGYGENTKASIITRGLAEMTAFSVAYGARAETLAGLAGLGDLIATCESSLSRNNTAGRLLGQGYSFTDVVKSMQQTAEGLSSVAPVLELARQRGVLMPIVEQVSQVLAGTLSPRDIAPHLTTDDDTPQGE; encoded by the coding sequence TTGAGTGACGCGACCGCGAGCCCGACCCCCGCATCCGCCGCATCGACGCCCGACCAGGAGGGCGGCGGGGACCGGCGCCGCATCGTCGTCCTCGGCGCCGGCAGCTGGGGCACCACGTTCGCCAAGGTCATGGCCGACGGCGGCAGCGACGTCGTCATGTGGGCCCGCAGGCCCGAGCTCGCCCGGGAGATCACCGAGGCCAAGCGCAACAGCGACTACCTGCCGGGGATCAACCTGCCGAAGCGGCTCACGGCCGATCCGTCGCTCGAGCGCGTGCTCGCCGGCGCGACCGACGTCTTCGTCTCGGTGCCCAGCCAGACCCTGCGCGCGAACCTCGAGGCGGCGCGCGACCTCATCCCCTCGGACGCCGTGGTCGTCAGCCTCATGAAGGGCGTCGAGAAGGGCACGGGCCTCCGGATGAGCGAGGTGATCGCCGAGGTGCTGGGGATCGGGCCGGAGCGCATCGCCGTGGCATCGGGGCCGAACCTCGCGCTCGAGATCGCCCGGGCGCAGCCGACCGCCGTCGTGGTGTCGTCGGCCGAGCAGTCCACCGCCGAGCGGGTCGCGAAGATCGCCCGCAGCTCCTACTTCCGCTCCTTCGTGAACACGGACGTGATCGGCACCGAGTTCGGCGGGGTGCTCAAGAACCTCATCGCCGTCGCCGTGGGCATCGTCGACGGCGTCGGCTACGGCGAGAACACGAAGGCGTCGATCATCACGCGCGGCCTCGCCGAGATGACGGCCTTCTCCGTCGCCTACGGCGCCCGCGCCGAGACGCTCGCGGGGCTCGCGGGCCTCGGCGACCTCATCGCCACGTGCGAGTCGTCGCTGTCCCGCAACAACACCGCCGGGCGCCTGCTCGGCCAGGGCTACAGCTTCACCGACGTCGTGAAGAGCATGCAGCAGACGGCCGAGGGGCTCTCCTCGGTCGCGCCCGTCCTCGAGCTCGCCCGCCAGCGCGGCGTGCTGATGCCGATCGTCGAGCAGGTGTCGCAGGTGCTGGCGGGCACGCTGTCTCCGCGCGACATCGCACCGCACCTGACCACCGACGACGACACGCCCCAGGGGGAGTGA